The Sphingosinithalassobacter sp. CS137 genome includes a region encoding these proteins:
- a CDS encoding ATP-binding protein gives MNAIDPAPPIAIGRVDAKGRLLDAESRLAELNARAGGAPGKPLAVPQIATLARLAQRLGIAISRHVIAADGEDDLELWVRAEPEEGGVRLEVSGWRPRAAWRAPASEPERDSDFFRSAADFLWETDASLRITYLSIEAGARYGFDSSGMLGQPLTRLFALAEDESGELPILGAVAAQARFDGQKAEIRGTGRMVRLDATPRTDPGGRFAGFVGAAHLLETAPERPKVDAPVPAAPFGGFPDSFSQRLDRALRGPLGRIIANADSISAQTEGPLRADYAEYAGDIASAGRHLLGLVDDLVDLQAIERPEFETAAEPLDLADVARRAGGLLAVRAAQADVRIDKPYANETLPVTGEFRRALQVLVNLIGNAVRYSPQGGMVWIRLEREGDMGCVIVADQGKGIAAEDQARIFEKFGRVDPSEPGGSGLGLYIARRLARAMGGDITVDSAPGQGARFVFTLPYREE, from the coding sequence GTGAACGCGATCGATCCTGCGCCTCCCATCGCAATCGGGCGAGTCGATGCCAAGGGGCGGCTGCTCGATGCCGAATCGCGCCTGGCCGAACTCAACGCGCGTGCCGGCGGCGCGCCGGGCAAACCGCTCGCGGTGCCGCAGATCGCGACGCTCGCCCGGCTCGCGCAGCGGCTGGGCATCGCCATTTCGCGCCATGTGATCGCCGCCGACGGCGAGGACGATCTCGAGCTATGGGTCCGCGCGGAGCCCGAGGAGGGCGGCGTGCGGCTGGAAGTGAGCGGATGGCGCCCGCGGGCGGCGTGGCGCGCCCCGGCCTCCGAGCCCGAGCGCGACAGCGATTTCTTCCGTTCGGCTGCCGATTTTCTGTGGGAGACCGATGCGTCGCTGCGGATCACCTATCTCTCGATCGAGGCAGGTGCGCGCTATGGCTTCGATTCGAGCGGAATGCTGGGCCAGCCGCTGACCCGGTTGTTCGCGCTGGCCGAGGACGAGAGCGGCGAACTGCCGATTCTCGGCGCGGTGGCGGCGCAGGCGCGGTTCGACGGGCAGAAGGCGGAGATTCGCGGCACCGGGCGGATGGTGCGGCTCGATGCGACGCCGCGCACCGATCCGGGCGGGCGCTTTGCCGGCTTCGTCGGCGCGGCGCACCTGCTGGAGACGGCGCCGGAGCGGCCGAAAGTAGATGCGCCGGTTCCGGCTGCGCCGTTCGGCGGCTTCCCCGATTCGTTCAGCCAGCGGCTCGACCGCGCGCTGCGCGGACCGCTGGGGCGGATCATCGCCAACGCCGATTCGATCAGCGCCCAGACCGAGGGACCGCTGCGCGCCGATTACGCGGAATATGCAGGCGATATCGCCAGTGCGGGCCGGCATCTGCTGGGGCTCGTCGACGATCTGGTCGACCTGCAGGCGATCGAGCGCCCCGAATTCGAGACCGCGGCCGAGCCGCTCGACCTTGCCGATGTCGCGCGGCGGGCGGGCGGGCTGCTCGCGGTGCGCGCGGCGCAGGCCGATGTGCGGATCGACAAGCCCTATGCCAACGAAACCCTGCCGGTGACGGGCGAATTCCGCCGTGCGCTGCAGGTGCTGGTGAACCTGATCGGCAATGCGGTGCGCTATTCGCCGCAGGGCGGGATGGTGTGGATCCGGCTGGAGCGCGAGGGCGACATGGGCTGCGTGATCGTGGCCGATCAGGGCAAGGGCATCGCCGCCGAGGATCAGGCGCGCATCTTCGAGAAGTTCGGCCGAGTGGACCCGAGCGAGCCCGGCGGCAGCGGCCTGGGGCTCTACATCGCCCGGCGGCTGGCGCGCGCGATGGGCGGCGACATCACCGTAGACAGTGCTCCGGGGCAGGGCGCACGGTTCGTCTTCACGCTTCCTTACCGGGAGGAGTAG
- a CDS encoding DUF2336 domain-containing protein, which translates to MSDNPVDMRDGATIGANELLARAAAEDLRAFRALTVAVDDFFLPEESRLDERTRSALGGLLRNLVETVESEVREHAVRLLSARNAADQAEGLAGEESQVLARLMRSGLLRDSELMAELMARVRQELIGSALPMHAPDDPERPSLINRYIQHPDRVLATGAMAVMIAESRRRGSPESGQLAQSDLPAELHHRLVWWIAAALRERVAGQAGEATIDLDRALIDAAQRSLSAYDEGDRLEAAAMRFAGAIEAQPQELPQLLVESLNDRRIVLFTALLADALGIGYELAREMVLDPAADRLWLALRALDLGRDPIAQIGYALCEGDPRRDLEAFADTLDTIASISADAAREALAPLKLHPDYRAALQALERTEKAP; encoded by the coding sequence ATGTCGGACAATCCCGTCGACATGCGCGATGGCGCCACCATCGGCGCCAACGAGCTGCTCGCGCGCGCGGCGGCTGAGGATTTGCGCGCCTTTCGCGCGTTGACGGTGGCTGTGGACGATTTCTTTCTTCCTGAAGAATCACGGCTGGACGAGCGGACGCGATCGGCGCTCGGCGGATTGCTGCGCAATCTGGTCGAGACGGTGGAAAGCGAAGTGCGCGAGCACGCGGTTCGGCTGCTTTCCGCGCGGAATGCGGCCGATCAGGCGGAGGGGCTCGCAGGCGAGGAATCGCAGGTGCTCGCCCGGCTGATGCGATCCGGGCTGCTGCGCGATTCGGAGCTGATGGCCGAGCTGATGGCCCGCGTCCGCCAGGAGCTGATCGGATCTGCGCTGCCGATGCATGCGCCCGACGATCCCGAGCGGCCGAGCCTGATCAACCGCTATATCCAGCATCCCGATCGGGTGCTGGCGACCGGGGCGATGGCAGTGATGATCGCAGAAAGTCGGCGGCGCGGGAGTCCCGAATCGGGACAGCTGGCGCAGAGCGACCTGCCCGCCGAGCTGCACCACCGGCTCGTCTGGTGGATCGCGGCGGCACTGCGCGAGCGGGTCGCCGGCCAAGCCGGCGAGGCCACGATCGACCTCGACCGCGCGCTGATCGACGCGGCGCAACGCAGCCTTTCCGCCTATGACGAAGGCGATCGGCTGGAGGCGGCGGCGATGCGCTTTGCCGGCGCGATCGAAGCCCAGCCGCAGGAGCTGCCGCAGCTGCTGGTCGAATCGCTGAATGACCGCCGGATCGTGCTGTTCACCGCGCTGCTCGCCGATGCGCTGGGCATCGGATACGAGCTGGCGCGCGAAATGGTGCTCGATCCCGCCGCCGACCGGCTGTGGCTGGCGCTGCGCGCGCTTGATCTCGGCCGCGATCCGATCGCCCAGATCGGCTATGCGCTTTGCGAAGGCGATCCGCGCCGCGACCTCGAGGCGTTTGCCGACACGCTGGATACGATCGCTTCGATCTCGGCCGACGCGGCGCGCGAGGCACTGGCTCCGCTGAAGCTGCATCCCGACTATCGCGCCGCGCTGCAGGCGCTGGAGCGAACGGAGAAGGCGCCGTGA